In Paenibacillus sp. FSL R7-0345, a single window of DNA contains:
- a CDS encoding SMI1/KNR4 family protein → MNWSNVFSSSYQKQPGISAAELESFTAGWHQPLTEIEQQEIIKRQRNPFPATHPLHAQYTPFDPGLWSIPQMPLPVGYLNFLQYSNGGEFGNGGRYFQFFSAGELRSMMLAYEFPEYMPGAVPFAMDGSGNHYIWNMRSPANSEGEYPILVSHSGSLGYDDSIVIAGSFLELCSGTTAVDDELNG, encoded by the coding sequence ATGAATTGGAGCAACGTATTCAGCAGCAGCTACCAGAAGCAGCCGGGTATCTCCGCAGCGGAGCTGGAGTCTTTCACAGCCGGCTGGCATCAGCCGCTGACAGAGATTGAGCAGCAGGAGATTATAAAGCGGCAGCGCAATCCCTTCCCGGCAACGCATCCGCTGCATGCCCAGTACACACCGTTTGATCCCGGCTTGTGGTCCATACCACAAATGCCGCTTCCGGTAGGCTATCTGAACTTTCTGCAGTATTCTAATGGCGGCGAGTTCGGAAACGGCGGCCGGTATTTCCAGTTTTTCAGCGCCGGAGAGCTGCGCTCCATGATGCTCGCTTATGAGTTTCCGGAGTATATGCCGGGAGCAGTGCCGTTTGCGATGGACGGGAGCGGCAATCATTATATCTGGAATATGCGCAGTCCTGCGAACAGCGAGGGGGAGTATCCGATTCTGGTGTCCCACTCCGGCAGTCTCGGCTATGACGATTCTATTGTTATAGCCGGGTCATTCCTTGAGCTGTGCAGCGGAACGACTGCGGTGGACGATGAGCTGAACGGGTAG
- a CDS encoding nuclear transport factor 2 family protein has translation MNQHVTMPSEVQEYYNTINQYQQEAFIDLFAEEAVVRDNGKQIQGREAIQAWGEAELFSAKVRFTINEIEESGDRIAVTAEMEGEFNRNRVPAPQLFRHDFKIRKGKISSLDVTLK, from the coding sequence ATGAACCAACATGTCACTATGCCGAGTGAAGTACAGGAATATTATAATACCATCAATCAATATCAGCAGGAGGCTTTTATCGATTTGTTCGCTGAAGAAGCCGTAGTCAGGGATAACGGAAAGCAGATTCAGGGCAGGGAGGCCATTCAGGCCTGGGGCGAAGCAGAGCTGTTCTCGGCCAAGGTCCGCTTCACCATTAATGAAATCGAGGAGTCCGGAGACAGGATCGCTGTAACGGCAGAGATGGAAGGCGAATTTAACCGGAACCGGGTGCCCGCCCCGCAGCTGTTCAGACATGACTTCAAGATTCGTAAAGGTAAAATCAGTTCGCTGGATGTTACGCTAAAATAG
- a CDS encoding YwqG family protein — protein MNILKILTAVILLLRLLITGNAAGIDTPVYKHPLASDQITDPSIHEIRKMLEEAELGQYWDMLKYQILPGFYMVPTITADTDIQLGTSKIGGYPDLPSSFQWPSWKNHPMSFVAQINLEEFPMNLVNPEYPSTGILYFFYVYDYELWYTDEDYDEDKMNNNVVYYAPETAELVRRKPPAALSEEQIFKSALLEKKLELTLPDSDYLEANKLMNNKADLDRYSLEFKPDFMSIYDRGIGFRFLGHMSALQYGGHPSGEIQLFQADSDDALGMEWDLSGLLHFFIKADDFKKLQFENVYTYRVGT, from the coding sequence ATGAACATATTGAAGATACTAACTGCAGTTATCTTGTTACTACGCCTCTTAATTACAGGTAATGCAGCAGGCATTGATACTCCCGTATACAAGCACCCGCTGGCCTCTGACCAGATTACAGACCCCTCGATACATGAGATCCGCAAGATGCTGGAAGAAGCAGAGCTGGGACAGTATTGGGACATGTTAAAATATCAGATTCTGCCCGGATTCTACATGGTTCCAACAATAACAGCGGACACGGACATCCAACTGGGCACCAGCAAAATCGGCGGATATCCCGATCTGCCCTCTTCCTTTCAGTGGCCTTCGTGGAAGAATCATCCCATGTCGTTTGTCGCTCAGATTAATCTTGAAGAGTTCCCTATGAATCTGGTTAATCCGGAGTACCCGTCCACCGGGATTCTCTACTTCTTCTATGTGTATGATTATGAGTTATGGTATACCGACGAGGATTATGATGAAGATAAGATGAACAATAATGTTGTGTACTATGCACCGGAAACTGCTGAACTGGTCCGGAGGAAGCCGCCGGCAGCACTATCGGAAGAGCAGATATTCAAGTCCGCGCTGCTCGAAAAAAAGCTTGAATTAACACTTCCCGATTCAGATTATCTGGAAGCGAACAAATTGATGAACAACAAAGCGGACCTGGACCGCTATTCACTGGAATTCAAACCGGATTTTATGAGTATTTACGACCGCGGGATCGGATTCCGTTTCCTGGGCCATATGTCAGCGCTGCAATACGGGGGCCATCCCAGCGGGGAGATTCAATTATTCCAGGCTGACTCCGACGATGCGCTCGGGATGGAATGGGACTTGTCGGGTTTATTGCACTTTTTTATCAAAGCGGATGATTTCAAAAAATTACAATTTGAAAATGTCTATACGTACCGCGTGGGGACGTGA
- a CDS encoding AraC family transcriptional regulator, producing MDRTSQRLLKEDRVHGDVMFPLAAYWIELPAGTHILDTHWHEEAEFFMLLEGEILFQVDTDYFPLRVGEAVFIESGDIHAAHVLKEGPCRFCALVFHPDLLASAQYDTIQQTVILPLQEKRQSFPRHLTPDVPWQQELLHQLERMMDAYANKMPGFEAFMKGTLLIMLSQIAAPDRSVNHSLSQSADTTKVNRLKKVILYIQENYQEPIRTRDLSDLIPMSEGQFCRFFKAMTRKTPVDYINSYRIRQAAALLQQTERKISDIALEVGFDNVSYFIKVFRKAMSCSPSEFRKDAVQGTGVGQLHP from the coding sequence ATGGACCGCACATCCCAACGATTGTTAAAAGAAGACCGTGTACACGGCGATGTTATGTTTCCGCTGGCTGCCTACTGGATCGAGCTGCCGGCCGGAACTCACATTCTGGATACACACTGGCATGAGGAAGCGGAGTTTTTTATGCTGCTGGAAGGAGAGATTCTGTTCCAGGTGGATACCGATTATTTCCCGCTCCGCGTCGGTGAAGCTGTGTTCATCGAGTCTGGGGATATTCATGCCGCCCATGTCCTGAAAGAAGGACCTTGCCGTTTCTGCGCGCTGGTCTTCCATCCCGATCTGCTGGCCAGTGCCCAGTACGATACGATTCAGCAGACGGTCATCCTGCCGCTTCAGGAGAAGCGCCAGAGCTTTCCCCGGCATCTTACGCCGGACGTTCCCTGGCAGCAGGAGCTCCTGCACCAGCTGGAGCGGATGATGGACGCATATGCTAATAAAATGCCCGGATTTGAGGCCTTTATGAAAGGAACCCTGTTAATTATGCTGTCGCAGATCGCCGCACCGGACAGGTCCGTGAACCATAGCTTATCGCAAAGCGCAGATACCACCAAGGTCAACCGGCTCAAAAAGGTCATCCTTTATATCCAGGAGAACTATCAGGAGCCGATCCGCACCCGCGACCTGTCGGATCTGATTCCGATGAGCGAGGGCCAGTTCTGCCGGTTCTTCAAGGCCATGACCCGCAAGACGCCGGTGGATTACATCAACTCCTACCGCATCCGCCAGGCGGCCGCCCTGCTGCAGCAGACTGAACGCAAAATCTCCGACATTGCGCTGGAGGTCGGCTTTGATAACGTCAGCTATTTTATAAAAGTGTTCCGTAAAGCAATGAGCTGCTCGCCTTCGGAATTCCGTAAAGATGCTGTGCAGGGTACGGGTGTGGGGCAGCTGCATCCATAA
- the yicI gene encoding alpha-xylosidase produces the protein MKFTDGLWLVREGININGAVQNYVVEKTAEGLTAIAQTTPITGRAATLNSTLLTVKFHSPLPGVVGVKIIHNDGVIDRGPAFELTKGTGDHVQIEETETQTVLISGGLRVVINKGTHWSVDFYRGEERITGSGFKSMAYITDQDGNTFMREELDIGVGEYVYGLGERFTPFVKNGQVVDLWNKDGGTSSEQAYKNIPFYVTSKGYGVFVNHPELVSYEIASEKVKKAQFSVAGESLEYFVIEGPSIKEVISKYTSLTGKPALPPAWTFGLWLTTSFTTDYDEATVNSFVEGMAERDLPLHVFHFDCFWMREYQWTDFQWDPRVFPDPVGMLKRLKEKGLKICVWINSYIGQRSPLFEEGKKNGYLIKKANGDVYQTDLWQAGMGLVDFTNPAACEWYAGYLRDLVDMGVDSFKTDFGERIPTDVVYFDGSDPQKMHNYYTQMYNKVVFDVLEEKLGKNEAAVFARSATAGGQMFPVHWGGDCYADYESMAESLRGGLSLGLSGFGFWSHDIGGFENTAPAHVFKRWLAFGLLSSHSRLHGSTSYRVPWAYDDEAVDVTRFFTKLKCSLMPYLYDVAGQAHEQGWASMRAMVMEFPEDPTCEVLDRQYMLGDKLLVAPIFQENGEVKYYLPAGRWTHLLSGETVTGGAWRKEKHDFFSLPLFVRQNSLLATGSEDTRPDYDFADGVKFGLYSLEDGAATTAVVRDIKGAPELTVKAERQGSKVTVTAEGSGKAFSLAVKDLGAIASVEGAEQADETTVNVAAGDKSVSFTITLK, from the coding sequence ATGAAATTTACAGACGGCCTTTGGCTGGTTCGCGAAGGGATCAATATCAACGGCGCAGTGCAGAATTATGTAGTGGAAAAGACTGCTGAAGGTCTGACTGCAATTGCACAAACAACTCCAATTACAGGACGTGCGGCAACGCTGAACTCCACGCTCCTTACTGTTAAATTCCATTCCCCGCTTCCTGGTGTGGTAGGCGTGAAGATCATTCACAATGACGGCGTTATTGACCGCGGACCGGCTTTTGAGCTGACCAAGGGAACTGGCGATCACGTACAAATCGAAGAAACCGAAACACAAACCGTGCTGATCAGCGGCGGACTCCGTGTTGTCATCAACAAAGGCACACATTGGTCCGTAGACTTCTACCGCGGTGAAGAGCGCATTACCGGCAGCGGTTTCAAATCCATGGCTTACATTACCGATCAGGACGGCAACACGTTCATGCGTGAAGAGCTGGATATCGGCGTAGGCGAATATGTATACGGGCTGGGCGAGCGCTTCACTCCTTTTGTGAAGAACGGACAAGTTGTTGATCTCTGGAACAAAGATGGTGGTACCAGCTCGGAGCAGGCCTACAAGAACATTCCGTTCTATGTAACCAGCAAAGGCTACGGCGTATTTGTTAACCATCCTGAGCTGGTTTCGTATGAAATCGCTTCGGAAAAAGTGAAAAAAGCCCAATTCAGCGTAGCTGGAGAGAGCCTCGAATATTTCGTAATTGAAGGACCTTCGATTAAAGAGGTTATCAGCAAATATACTTCCCTGACCGGTAAGCCTGCGCTTCCGCCGGCATGGACCTTCGGCCTCTGGCTGACGACTTCGTTCACAACCGACTACGATGAAGCTACTGTTAACTCCTTCGTAGAAGGTATGGCTGAGCGTGATCTGCCGCTGCATGTGTTCCACTTTGACTGCTTCTGGATGCGTGAATACCAATGGACCGACTTCCAGTGGGACCCGCGCGTATTCCCGGACCCTGTCGGCATGCTGAAACGCCTGAAGGAGAAGGGGCTGAAGATCTGTGTCTGGATCAACTCCTATATCGGACAGCGTTCGCCGCTGTTTGAAGAAGGCAAGAAGAACGGCTATCTGATCAAAAAAGCGAACGGCGACGTGTACCAGACTGACCTGTGGCAAGCAGGAATGGGTCTTGTGGACTTCACCAACCCTGCAGCCTGTGAATGGTATGCCGGTTACCTGCGTGACCTGGTTGACATGGGCGTGGACAGCTTCAAAACAGACTTCGGCGAGCGTATCCCTACGGATGTTGTGTACTTCGACGGATCTGACCCGCAGAAGATGCACAACTACTACACCCAAATGTACAACAAGGTTGTGTTTGACGTACTGGAAGAGAAGCTTGGCAAAAATGAAGCAGCAGTGTTCGCACGTTCGGCTACAGCCGGCGGACAGATGTTCCCGGTTCACTGGGGCGGCGACTGCTATGCAGACTACGAGTCGATGGCAGAAAGCCTGCGCGGCGGCTTGTCGCTCGGTCTGTCCGGCTTCGGCTTCTGGAGCCATGATATCGGCGGCTTCGAGAATACGGCTCCGGCGCATGTATTCAAGCGCTGGCTGGCCTTCGGCCTGCTCTCCAGCCACAGCCGTCTGCACGGCAGCACCTCGTACCGTGTGCCTTGGGCTTACGATGACGAAGCGGTGGATGTTACCCGTTTCTTCACCAAGCTCAAATGCAGCCTGATGCCTTACCTGTATGATGTTGCCGGGCAGGCGCATGAGCAGGGCTGGGCTTCGATGCGGGCAATGGTAATGGAGTTCCCTGAAGATCCGACCTGTGAAGTGCTGGACCGCCAGTACATGCTTGGTGACAAGCTGCTGGTTGCTCCGATCTTCCAGGAGAACGGCGAAGTGAAATACTATCTGCCGGCCGGCCGCTGGACGCACCTGCTGAGCGGCGAAACCGTAACAGGCGGAGCATGGCGCAAAGAGAAGCATGACTTCTTCAGCCTGCCGCTGTTCGTCCGCCAGAACTCGCTGCTTGCTACAGGCAGTGAAGATACCCGTCCGGACTATGATTTTGCCGATGGCGTGAAGTTCGGCCTGTACTCGCTGGAAGACGGCGCTGCTACAACTGCGGTTGTCCGCGACATCAAGGGTGCGCCTGAGCTGACTGTTAAGGCTGAGCGCCAGGGCAGCAAGGTAACTGTAACTGCTGAAGGCAGCGGCAAAGCGTTCTCGCTGGCTGTGAAGGACCTGGGTGCCATCGCATCTGTAGAAGGCGCTGAGCAGGCGGATGAAACTACTGTGAATGTGGCTGCGGGAGATAAGTCTGTCTCCTTCACCATTACATTGAAATAG
- a CDS encoding GDSL-type esterase/lipase family protein, producing the protein MTIKDNNGVLSQTEYSSATAVSAAANQIMISAEPFTHTYRTYIRLRENGSLTLKFWHSNSVDSTWDLGQEAKGGEPGGEWVIEAAFIADGGLVPDGTVTSGSQVTVSFAGADSRQVAPGECFWSDEAQLELPEGHYLAFTWTIRTLAAGKSFPYNVEGMLVSGFDAPGNLAGSEAAAGFSESDKLLVAPSYIGYKKQVARKLVFLGDSITQGVRTEKDAYTYWAARIAEGLGTEYGLWNIGSGWGRAYDVAADGPWLNKAKQGDEVLMVLGVNDLDIGKRTAEELISDLTGIIAKIKEANPASKIILSTVPPFNFADERETYWRTVNLAIRNNPPAGVDRVFDIAAVLAEPAPQEHRIRPEYMSNEFDPHPNGQAGKAVAEAFLAWYGQAE; encoded by the coding sequence ATGACCATTAAAGACAACAACGGAGTGCTCAGCCAGACTGAGTACTCATCGGCAACAGCAGTATCTGCTGCAGCGAATCAAATAATGATTTCTGCGGAGCCGTTCACTCATACATACCGGACTTATATACGTTTGCGGGAGAACGGCAGCCTGACACTGAAGTTCTGGCACAGCAACAGCGTGGATTCCACCTGGGATCTGGGGCAGGAAGCAAAAGGCGGCGAGCCAGGCGGGGAATGGGTGATTGAAGCCGCTTTTATCGCTGACGGCGGGCTGGTGCCGGACGGCACGGTAACGTCCGGGTCGCAGGTGACAGTCAGCTTTGCCGGAGCAGACTCCCGGCAGGTCGCTCCCGGCGAATGCTTCTGGAGCGATGAGGCGCAGCTTGAGCTGCCTGAGGGACATTATCTGGCGTTCACCTGGACGATCAGAACGCTGGCAGCAGGCAAGTCCTTCCCGTACAACGTGGAAGGGATGCTGGTCAGCGGATTCGATGCCCCGGGAAACCTGGCGGGCAGTGAGGCGGCCGCGGGATTCTCGGAGTCGGATAAGCTGCTGGTAGCACCAAGCTATATCGGCTACAAGAAGCAGGTAGCCAGGAAGCTTGTATTCCTGGGTGATTCCATTACCCAGGGCGTGCGCACAGAGAAGGATGCTTACACCTATTGGGCAGCACGTATAGCTGAAGGGCTGGGTACGGAGTATGGACTGTGGAATATCGGCTCAGGCTGGGGCAGAGCCTATGATGTGGCTGCAGACGGGCCATGGCTGAATAAGGCGAAGCAGGGCGATGAAGTACTGATGGTGCTTGGCGTCAACGACCTGGATATCGGCAAACGCACAGCAGAGGAGCTTATAAGCGACTTGACCGGGATTATCGCCAAGATCAAGGAGGCCAATCCGGCGTCCAAAATCATACTCAGCACCGTACCGCCGTTCAACTTCGCGGATGAGCGGGAGACCTACTGGCGCACAGTAAATTTGGCGATCCGCAATAATCCTCCTGCCGGCGTAGACCGGGTATTCGATATAGCCGCTGTATTGGCAGAGCCTGCACCGCAGGAGCACCGGATCCGTCCGGAGTACATGAGCAACGAATTTGATCCGCATCCGAACGGTCAGGCCGGCAAGGCGGTGGCTGAGGCCTTTTTGGCCTGGTACGGACAGGCCGAATAA
- a CDS encoding YjcZ family sporulation protein: MSGCANVGGMFTSTTTILVLYILLVIILRTF, from the coding sequence ATGAGCGGTTGTGCAAATGTCGGCGGTATGTTCACTTCCACTACTACAATCCTGGTACTCTACATTCTGCTGGTAATCATCCTTAGAACATTCTAA
- a CDS encoding helix-turn-helix domain-containing protein encodes MKALIVDDEARVRKAVRLLVDWEGHQIREIMEAGSGNEAIELIREHKPGLVIMDMMMESGSGIELMTWVNEFAGSTKFIVVSGHNDFDFVRETVRHGGIDYILKPIEPEAINTAVAKAVSAWRSEAEERTQRQRQSIRLNEIKPIYGERLLSALIDDPVTAETTLRRLVAEGVIPGSAGAARLLLVQTDAGNNPLLRRFGGDSELLYYAIVNICNEFLQPQEKGIAFRYWGGPPEIGILLWDMQESVTELIGKINQGLFHTLQLRMHFGISSAGSLPGRLAAQRTEAAEALLRRNLLRHEDYSHFSVTSAEYRQDAGAAGARPIFADVQEDWKMAVVSGNPDALSAAAQHWTEELSRGGVITPEMLGSWKADALLFRSRLVREALGSQAESALAELELADRDNPAPYATGYSFSLFAWRDWSYALMQSLSRVLSARQIKERNPLTEIVKYIDQNYQSDLSLQEVAGKFFVSREYISRKFKQEYGINFSDYIVSVRIEKAKLLLQNPSLKLLQISEMVGFHDVKYFSKVFKKQTGVTPKDYRAQVAL; translated from the coding sequence ATGAAGGCGCTGATTGTGGATGATGAGGCAAGAGTCAGGAAGGCGGTCCGGCTGCTGGTCGACTGGGAAGGTCATCAGATTAGGGAGATTATGGAGGCCGGAAGCGGCAATGAGGCGATAGAGCTGATCCGTGAGCACAAGCCCGGGCTGGTCATTATGGATATGATGATGGAATCCGGCAGCGGCATTGAGCTGATGACCTGGGTTAATGAATTCGCCGGAAGCACCAAGTTTATTGTCGTCAGCGGACACAATGATTTCGACTTTGTACGCGAAACAGTCCGGCATGGGGGAATTGATTATATCCTCAAGCCGATTGAGCCCGAGGCGATTAATACAGCCGTTGCCAAGGCTGTTTCCGCTTGGCGCTCGGAGGCCGAAGAACGCACACAGCGGCAGCGGCAGAGCATCCGGCTGAACGAGATCAAGCCGATCTACGGCGAGCGGCTGCTGTCGGCGCTGATTGATGATCCGGTCACCGCGGAGACTACGCTGCGCCGGCTGGTTGCCGAAGGCGTTATCCCCGGCAGTGCCGGAGCCGCCCGTCTGCTGCTGGTGCAGACGGATGCCGGCAACAACCCGCTGCTGCGGCGTTTCGGCGGAGACAGCGAGCTGCTCTACTATGCCATCGTTAATATCTGCAATGAATTTCTGCAGCCGCAGGAAAAGGGAATTGCCTTCCGCTATTGGGGCGGTCCGCCGGAAATAGGCATCCTGCTGTGGGATATGCAGGAATCCGTTACCGAGCTGATCGGCAAAATCAACCAGGGCCTGTTCCATACCCTTCAGCTGCGGATGCACTTCGGCATCAGCTCAGCCGGCAGTTTGCCGGGCCGGCTGGCCGCACAGCGCACAGAGGCTGCTGAAGCCCTGCTGCGCCGCAATCTGCTGCGGCATGAGGATTACAGCCACTTCAGTGTAACTTCGGCAGAATACCGGCAGGATGCGGGCGCAGCCGGAGCGAGACCGATCTTTGCCGATGTCCAGGAGGACTGGAAGATGGCAGTCGTCAGCGGTAACCCGGACGCCCTGTCCGCCGCCGCACAGCACTGGACCGAGGAGCTCAGCCGCGGCGGCGTTATCACACCGGAGATGCTCGGCTCCTGGAAAGCGGATGCCCTGCTGTTCCGCTCCCGGCTCGTCCGCGAAGCGCTGGGCAGCCAGGCCGAGAGCGCGCTGGCCGAGCTGGAGCTGGCCGACCGCGATAATCCTGCTCCTTACGCCACCGGCTACTCCTTCTCATTGTTCGCCTGGCGGGACTGGTCCTATGCCCTGATGCAGAGCCTGTCCCGGGTGTTGTCGGCCAGACAGATCAAGGAGCGCAATCCGCTGACAGAGATCGTTAAATATATCGACCAGAACTACCAGTCCGACCTCTCGCTGCAGGAGGTTGCCGGCAAATTCTTTGTCAGCCGTGAGTATATCTCCCGCAAGTTCAAGCAGGAGTACGGCATTAATTTCTCCGACTACATTGTCAGCGTGCGGATTGAAAAGGCCAAGCTTCTGCTGCAGAACCCCAGCCTGAAGCTGTTGCAGATTTCGGAAATGGTCGGCTTCCATGATGTGAAATATTTCAGCAAGGTGTTCAAGAAGCAGACCGGAGTTACGCCGAAGGATTACCGGGCTCAGGTTGCTCTCTGA
- a CDS encoding sensor histidine kinase: MKWNNIRTKLIVFLLLPTLVCIMATMYISYSYTTQSLRTRAVDENKNLLYQGYKNIDSLIQEINRLSLSVYSDSDFYRLLEAGYDDLSSDIAIYNSLSYISTSLPNISQVYLYGVKDGKATLITDNTTPKRWLGSTPYEESNLTDTSPVKVQSTHISNVYGLTLPLTQFVPEPVFTFHRRIERIPSSQALGYLSVDVKLAALTEIVEQLYEQDQENIYLVDSDGTVVYDRDEAALGKPLNARWYSRQIAANTEPQGYFEEGGSVFIYQKIQSTGLSWTLIKQIPVSYLFREAKEAAGINIMLLFLLMSMIIALTVLISFRITAPIKQLTRYMNQVRTGNLEVDIRPAGNDEIGVLTEHFRSMMDTINNLILREYRLELSNKTNELRALQSQINPHFLNNTLQIIGTLALEMKVPQIYSLLSALAKMMRYSMHNDEKIVTVKDELEHVKAYIELQRERFENKFTFRYDMEEALLGAFMPKMILQPIVENYFKHGFNLSRTDGFIEITAARLDDGRMEMTILNNGTSIPAAKLERLRQELTRPDPLDVSVLKNSEERRDAPGAGIGLGNVLARLRLVCGEDAALTVDNLPAGGVMVRLEIDILTESERI, translated from the coding sequence ATGAAATGGAACAATATCCGCACCAAACTGATCGTTTTTCTACTCCTCCCGACCCTTGTCTGTATTATGGCGACTATGTATATCAGCTATTCTTATACAACCCAGTCGTTGCGGACACGGGCTGTCGACGAGAACAAAAACCTGCTCTATCAAGGCTACAAAAATATAGACAGTCTGATTCAGGAGATTAACCGGCTGTCGCTGAGCGTATATTCCGACTCTGATTTTTACCGCCTGCTTGAGGCCGGATATGACGATCTTTCCTCCGATATCGCTATTTATAATTCGCTTAGCTACATCTCCACTTCACTGCCCAATATCTCGCAGGTGTATCTGTACGGGGTCAAGGATGGCAAAGCTACATTGATTACCGACAACACCACGCCCAAGCGCTGGCTGGGGAGCACTCCCTATGAAGAATCCAATCTGACGGACACCTCACCGGTTAAGGTGCAGAGTACGCATATCAGTAATGTCTACGGGCTGACCCTGCCGCTGACCCAGTTCGTCCCCGAGCCGGTGTTCACGTTTCACCGCAGGATTGAACGCATCCCTTCCTCACAAGCCCTCGGCTATCTGTCCGTTGATGTCAAGCTGGCGGCGCTCACTGAAATTGTGGAACAGCTGTACGAGCAGGACCAGGAGAACATTTATCTGGTGGACAGTGACGGAACAGTCGTCTATGACCGGGATGAAGCCGCTCTCGGCAAGCCGCTAAATGCACGGTGGTACAGCAGGCAGATTGCCGCGAACACTGAGCCTCAGGGGTATTTTGAGGAGGGCGGATCTGTTTTTATTTATCAAAAAATACAAAGCACCGGCCTCAGCTGGACGCTGATTAAGCAGATTCCGGTCTCCTACCTGTTCCGTGAAGCCAAAGAAGCCGCAGGCATCAACATTATGCTGCTGTTCCTGCTGATGAGCATGATCATCGCCCTGACGGTGCTGATTTCGTTCCGGATCACGGCTCCGATCAAGCAGCTGACCCGTTATATGAACCAGGTGCGGACAGGTAATCTGGAGGTGGATATCCGCCCGGCCGGCAATGATGAGATCGGTGTGCTGACTGAGCATTTCCGCAGCATGATGGACACGATCAACAATCTGATTTTGCGGGAATACCGGCTGGAGCTATCCAATAAAACCAATGAGCTGAGGGCGCTGCAGTCGCAGATTAACCCGCATTTTCTGAACAATACGCTGCAGATTATCGGTACGCTGGCTCTTGAAATGAAGGTTCCGCAGATTTACTCCCTGCTCTCGGCACTGGCCAAGATGATGCGGTACAGCATGCATAACGATGAGAAAATTGTCACGGTCAAGGATGAGCTCGAGCATGTCAAGGCTTACATCGAGCTGCAGCGGGAGCGTTTTGAAAATAAGTTCACTTTCCGCTACGATATGGAAGAGGCGCTGCTTGGCGCATTTATGCCGAAGATGATTCTCCAGCCGATTGTGGAAAATTACTTCAAGCACGGCTTTAATCTGTCCCGGACAGACGGATTCATCGAGATTACGGCAGCCAGGCTGGACGATGGACGAATGGAAATGACGATCCTGAACAACGGGACCTCCATCCCCGCTGCCAAGCTGGAAAGGCTGCGCCAGGAGCTTACCCGGCCTGATCCGCTTGATGTTTCTGTGCTAAAAAACAGTGAAGAAAGACGGGACGCGCCCGGCGCAGGCATCGGTCTCGGCAACGTGCTGGCCCGTCTGCGGCTGGTATGCGGGGAAGATGCTGCACTTACTGTGGACAACCTGCCGGCAGGCGGCGTAATGGTCAGACTGGAAATTGACATACTAACGGAGAGTGAACGGATATGA
- a CDS encoding sugar ABC transporter permease, translating to MRGNKLSQLGQQLFFVGPALLFFTIVMIIPFVMGMYYSFTDWNGVSGNVAWVGFDNFKMIFTNDSDFWSSFWFTVRFTLLGVVLTNVVGFFLAYFLTKALKTRNMLRTIFFMPNVIGGLLLGFIWQFIFIKGFSTMGDLTGWSFFNLPWLGDATTGFWAIVIVFVWQSSGYLMVIYIASLNNVSKEVLEAAQIDGASRSQTLRNIIVPLIMPAVTVGLFLAISWSFKMFDLNLSLTKGGPFKSTESVAMNIYNEAFLNNRYGLGTAKALLFFLIVAIITVIQVRITKSKEVEA from the coding sequence ATGCGCGGCAATAAGTTGTCCCAACTCGGTCAACAGCTTTTTTTCGTTGGCCCGGCATTATTGTTTTTTACGATCGTCATGATTATCCCGTTTGTGATGGGAATGTATTATTCCTTCACTGACTGGAACGGTGTATCCGGGAATGTCGCCTGGGTAGGCTTTGACAATTTTAAAATGATTTTTACAAATGATTCTGATTTCTGGTCATCCTTCTGGTTTACCGTGCGGTTTACGCTGCTGGGGGTTGTACTGACTAACGTAGTGGGCTTTTTCCTGGCTTACTTCCTGACCAAAGCGCTAAAGACACGCAACATGCTGCGGACCATCTTTTTTATGCCTAACGTAATCGGCGGCCTGTTGCTTGGATTTATATGGCAGTTTATCTTCATCAAAGGTTTCTCCACTATGGGCGATCTTACCGGCTGGTCCTTCTTCAATCTTCCGTGGCTCGGCGATGCGACAACCGGCTTCTGGGCTATCGTCATCGTGTTCGTCTGGCAGTCCTCCGGTTATCTGATGGTTATCTACATTGCATCGCTTAACAATGTATCCAAAGAGGTACTGGAAGCAGCTCAAATCGACGGTGCCTCCCGCAGCCAGACCCTGCGCAACATCATCGTTCCGCTGATTATGCCTGCTGTAACAGTCGGACTGTTCCTGGCCATATCCTGGTCCTTTAAAATGTTCGACCTCAACCTGTCCCTGACCAAGGGCGGACCGTTCAAATCTACAGAGTCTGTAGCGATGAACATCTATAACGAAGCCTTCCTGAACAACCGATATGGACTTGGTACGGCAAAAGCATTGCTGTTCTTCCTGATCGTTGCCATCATTACGGTCATTCAGGTACGGATTACGAAGAGCAAGGAGGTTGAAGCGTAA